A stretch of the Archangium violaceum genome encodes the following:
- a CDS encoding tetratricopeptide repeat protein: MKLPRPLWALPLLLSLACKDPETLSVQSRERKIQAKMDEGRGLMTSGQPELAAKAFTEAAGLMPDSTEPLIELAEAQRRAGNTGAAILALKQAMALNPAEAPAIKRKLAERYKHDGRIREAIGVLMELRDTDQLEDTDVLELAHLQTMEGQHEAAFKTLERIQQERPDDVNAKVVEAEILLAKGDEVLAAKLMDRLLEEQPGLVSARVLRARYFLQSGYAEYAEQDLAQVQGEGAMNPELVSVRARVLSTLDRHKDAEALLSKAVALYPQNAELISRLAETKLALGNKLEALAKVEQALKVQPDSARALYVRGRVQEAQGDMKRAKEDFGYALNENPRFAPALSRMWRLQRQAGEREEAMATLERLVGVGEALLEEKVALADLYAQARMKPEQGLKLIGEALKQDAANIQYLEIQKELKKALPRKKKSGPIIIRGGRR, encoded by the coding sequence TTGAAACTTCCCCGCCCGCTCTGGGCCCTGCCATTGTTGCTCTCGCTCGCCTGCAAGGACCCCGAGACGCTCTCGGTCCAGTCCCGGGAGAGGAAGATCCAGGCGAAGATGGACGAAGGTCGTGGCCTCATGACCAGCGGCCAGCCCGAGCTGGCCGCGAAAGCCTTCACCGAGGCCGCGGGCCTGATGCCCGACAGCACCGAGCCGCTCATCGAGCTCGCCGAGGCCCAGCGCCGGGCGGGCAACACGGGCGCGGCCATCCTGGCCCTCAAGCAGGCCATGGCCCTCAACCCCGCCGAGGCCCCCGCCATCAAGCGCAAGCTGGCCGAGCGCTACAAGCATGACGGGCGCATCCGCGAGGCCATTGGCGTCCTGATGGAGCTGCGCGACACGGATCAGCTCGAGGACACGGACGTGCTCGAGCTGGCCCACCTGCAGACGATGGAGGGCCAGCACGAGGCCGCCTTCAAGACACTGGAGCGCATCCAGCAGGAGCGCCCGGACGACGTGAACGCCAAGGTGGTGGAGGCGGAGATCCTCCTGGCCAAGGGCGACGAGGTGCTCGCCGCGAAGCTGATGGATCGGCTCCTGGAGGAGCAGCCGGGGCTCGTGTCGGCGCGGGTGCTGCGTGCCCGCTACTTCCTCCAGAGCGGCTATGCGGAGTACGCCGAGCAGGATCTGGCGCAGGTCCAGGGCGAGGGGGCCATGAACCCGGAGCTCGTCTCGGTGCGGGCGCGGGTGCTCTCCACGCTCGATCGCCACAAGGACGCGGAGGCCCTGCTCTCCAAGGCGGTGGCCCTCTACCCGCAGAACGCGGAACTCATCTCCCGGCTCGCCGAGACGAAGCTGGCGCTGGGGAACAAGCTCGAGGCCCTGGCGAAGGTGGAGCAGGCGCTGAAGGTGCAGCCGGATTCGGCGCGTGCCCTCTATGTGCGGGGCCGCGTGCAGGAGGCCCAGGGAGACATGAAGCGCGCGAAGGAGGACTTCGGCTACGCGCTCAACGAGAACCCCCGCTTCGCGCCGGCGCTCTCGCGGATGTGGCGCCTGCAGCGGCAGGCCGGTGAGCGGGAGGAGGCCATGGCCACCCTGGAGCGGCTCGTCGGCGTGGGCGAGGCCTTGCTGGAGGAGAAGGTGGCGCTCGCCGATCTGTACGCGCAGGCCCGGATGAAGCCCGAGCAGGGCCTGAAGCTCATCGGCGAGGCGCTCAAGCAGGACGCGGCCAACATTCAGTACCTGGAGATCCAGAAGGAACTGAAGAAGGCACTGCCCCGGAAGAAGAAGTCGGGGCCCATCATCATCCGCGGTGGGCGGCGCTGA
- a CDS encoding sensor histidine kinase has protein sequence MKFPLFDRVSTAPGRKSLVFAAVLPLLTLLDVFTLPAMRLDAFLARASWALELVALALLFEHAAEKQRRWLILGHCALGSFFYLSLVYTTGGLESPYVHLVPTLPLLTAFTYPEESGSAVACGIGCALVMMAQVPMGTASFAQTAGWLSILGSATFFGVFGSNQFRKAAAAQNESRLERARRETLEKLARAELKRTQSERLATVGRLAAGVMHEINNPLAFVRANIHFIETEVLAQPLSAELRQELEEVFAETNAGMDRIQQIITDLKGFSQSMDAEAASECELLGVVEDAARLASIRLKSVATLKVEVPAALPRVFITPRRLAQVLLNLLVNAGDALEGARVSQGEIRVRGEVRGERVVLLVEDNGPGFPPDVFPRLFESFFTTKGPEKGTGLGLSISRDLVERFGGSLVAENRQEGGARLRIELPIHAPEKAGA, from the coding sequence TTGAAGTTCCCCCTCTTCGACAGAGTGAGTACGGCCCCGGGCAGGAAGTCCCTGGTCTTCGCCGCGGTCCTCCCGCTGCTGACCCTGCTCGACGTATTCACCTTGCCCGCCATGCGTCTGGACGCGTTCCTGGCGCGAGCGTCCTGGGCCCTGGAGTTGGTGGCCCTGGCCCTGCTGTTCGAGCACGCCGCCGAGAAGCAGCGGCGCTGGCTCATCCTGGGTCATTGCGCGCTGGGCAGCTTCTTCTACCTGTCCCTCGTCTACACCACGGGGGGGCTCGAGAGCCCGTACGTCCACCTCGTGCCCACCCTGCCGCTGCTGACGGCCTTCACCTATCCCGAGGAGTCGGGCTCGGCCGTGGCCTGCGGTATCGGGTGCGCGCTGGTCATGATGGCGCAGGTGCCGATGGGGACGGCCTCCTTCGCCCAGACCGCGGGGTGGTTGTCCATCCTGGGGTCGGCCACGTTCTTCGGGGTCTTCGGCTCGAACCAGTTCCGCAAGGCCGCGGCGGCGCAGAACGAGTCCCGCCTGGAGCGGGCCCGCCGCGAGACGCTGGAGAAGCTCGCCAGGGCCGAGCTCAAGCGCACCCAGTCCGAGCGGCTGGCCACCGTGGGCCGCCTGGCCGCCGGCGTGATGCATGAGATCAACAACCCGCTGGCCTTCGTCCGCGCCAACATCCACTTCATCGAGACCGAGGTGCTCGCCCAGCCGCTCTCCGCCGAGCTCCGTCAGGAGTTGGAGGAGGTGTTCGCCGAGACGAACGCGGGCATGGACCGCATCCAGCAGATCATCACGGACCTGAAGGGCTTCTCCCAGAGCATGGACGCGGAGGCCGCGTCCGAGTGCGAGCTGCTGGGGGTGGTGGAGGACGCGGCGCGCCTGGCGTCGATCCGGCTCAAGAGCGTGGCGACGCTGAAGGTGGAGGTGCCCGCGGCGCTGCCCAGGGTCTTCATCACGCCTCGGCGGCTCGCGCAGGTGCTGCTCAACCTACTCGTCAACGCCGGTGACGCCCTGGAGGGGGCGCGTGTGTCCCAAGGGGAGATCCGCGTGCGGGGCGAGGTGCGGGGCGAGCGCGTGGTGCTGCTGGTGGAGGACAACGGTCCGGGTTTCCCGCCGGATGTGTTTCCGCGCCTCTTCGAGAGCTTCTTCACCACCAAGGGCCCGGAGAAGGGGACGGGCCTGGGCCTGTCCATCTCCCGCGATCTGGTGGAGCGCTTCGGTGGCTCGCTCGTCGCGGAGAACCGTCAGGAGGGCGGCGCCCGCCTGCGCATCGAGCTGCCCATCCATGCTCCGGAGAAGGCCGGGGCCTAG